The proteins below are encoded in one region of Ostrea edulis chromosome 3, xbOstEdul1.1, whole genome shotgun sequence:
- the LOC125674310 gene encoding oncoprotein-induced transcript 3 protein-like, with amino-acid sequence MGFLRFFPILLILQNFCEVSGNLAACDSYADICSAANSTPLHENYYRSKNCIYNSTTNLCDRHLDQKWYRSNVDILTSCPESLECGTPFPLWLNGSLPTESEGSVTRSVCKRGVGPQGCCVKTYDIKMKNCSTFLAYCLTPPAECSERYCFGSNETCEVPAPTMETTAESTGEDDEGTIVFVAISFTLIGVILIIAFGLKYFTLKKLPFSISKGPNEQNKPQTTPR; translated from the exons ATGGGATTCCTTAGATTCTTCCCaatattgttgattcttcaGAATTTCTGTGAGGTATCAG GTAACTTGGCCGCATGTGACAGCTATGCAG atatttgcTCCGCGGCAAACTCCACGCCACTCCATGAAAACTATTACAGATCAAaaaactgtatatataattctaCCACTAACCTCTGTGACCGACATTTGGACCAGAAATGGTACAGGTCGAATGTGGACATCTTAACGAGCTGTCCGGAGTCACTAGAATGCGGCACTCCATTTCCCTTATGGCTAAATG GTTCTCTCCCTACTGAGTCAGAAGGATCAGTGACGAGATCTGTTTGCAAGAGGGGGGTAGGACCTCAGGGGTGCTGTGTAAAGACATACGACATCAAAATGAAGAACTGCAGCACTTTCTTGGCTTATTGTCTAACACCACCAGCGGAATGTTCGGAGAGATACTGCTTTG GTTCAAATGAAACGTGCGAAGTGCCAGCCCCAACGATGGAAACCACGGCAG AGTCCACGGGCGAAGATGACGAAGGAACAATAGTATTTGTAGCTATTTCCTTCACCCTGATTGGTGTCATATTAATTATTGCATTTGGACTGAAGTATTTTACACT GAAGAAATTACCTTTCTCAATTTCAAAGGGGCCCAACGAACAGAATAAACCACAAACTACACCCCGTTGA
- the LOC130052997 gene encoding uncharacterized protein LOC130052997: protein MESTEISTTTSEQTTVSINGPMLTTDDQVSTLQTKKLSPKKSNLSTTAIGLLATISVLTVGIVVTSGLCIRKKCSNERPKSNDEWERPLAKKGELTGRAPVAWEFDPPDLFSRGSQAEFFSRPPSRTSLQQIPPTNDFTHIFDKDGQHLDKLFSVKK from the exons ATGGAATCAACAGAGATCAGCACCACGACGTCAGAACAAACAACAGTTTCAATAAATGGTCCAATGCTCACTACTGATGATCAGGTGTCCACATTGCAAACGAAGAAATTGTCACCCAAGAAATCAAATTTATCTACAACAGCCATTGGTTTATTGGCGACAATATCTGTTTTGACTGTCGGGATCGTTGTAACATCCGGGCTATGCATACGGAAGAAATGCTCCAATGAAAG ACCTAAGAGCAACGATGAATGGGAGCGACCTCTTGCAAAAAAGGGTGAACTAACTGGTCGTGCTCCGGTAGCTTGGGAATTTGACCCCCCTGATCTCTTTTCGCGTGGTTCCCAGGCAGAGTTTTTCTCCAGGCCTCCTTCTCGAACTTCCCTTCAACAGATTCCCCCAACTAACGACTTCACACACATCTTTGATAAAGATGGGCAACATTTGGATAAATTGTTTTCCgttaaaaaataa
- the LOC130053679 gene encoding uncharacterized protein LOC130053679, with protein MTFSQIFFSTGTYVKTTLQFNIDWFLQTYVYPSVADVDKSSGLCGILGKGTVNDLTRRNGAIDDPNDFDTINHPNDFSMSWRVEDDKDLLNPNMDLDTLTSLSRVKTPLCTCNSKKTECSYISYTDCGTISRGKQYPCLVRKASSRRKRNIRSYNDRPVKHTDVLSKRSTKRTKRDVTLSADEATTICNAAFEQSITYQTCFENVADFSNDSIQNCVLDVMVSYRLLQL; from the exons ATGACATTttcacagatttttttttcaaccgGTACCTACGTGAAAACAACGCTCCAGTTTAACATAGACTGGTTCCTCCAGACGTATGTGTATCCATCTGTGGCGGATGTTGACAAAAGTTCCGGTCTGTGTGGCATTCTCGGAAAGGGGACTGTAAACGATCTGACAAGAAGGAATGGGGCAATAGACGATCCAAATGATTTTGATACGATCAACCATCCGAATGACTTCTCGATGTCCTGGAG GGTAGAAGATGATAAAGACCTTTTGAATCCTAATATGGATCTCGACACACTGACTTCTCTGAGTCGTGTTAAAACCCCACTATGCACGTGTAACAGTAAAAAGACGGAGTGTAGTTATATAAGCTACACGGATTGTGGGACTATTTCAAGGGGAAAGCAATATCCGTGTCTAGTTCGCAAAGCCAGCAGTAGAAGAAAGAGGAACATAAGGTCGTATAATGACCGTCCAGTTAAACACACAGACGTACTG AGTAAGAGGAGTACAAAGAGAACAAAACGAGATGTCACACTCTCGGCGGATGAAGCGACAACTATTTGTAATGCGGCTTTTGAGCAGTCTATCACCTACCAAACCTGTTTTGAGAACGTGGCGGACTTCTCCAACGATTCTATTCAGAATTGTGTATTAGACGTCATGGTTAGCTATCGGCTGCTTCAGCTCTAA